CAAGCGAGCATCACGTGCTCGAACACAGTCCGGTCGGGGACACGGCGCCGGTGGCAGCCAAGCGGGTGGCCCGCGGCGAACTCCTCCCGAGTGGGCAGGAGCGCCATGAACTGGTTCCAGAGGGGTTCGAGCAGGCAAGGTTGCAGTGCGGGCACGGCTGTCCTTCGTGATCACTGAGCGCAGAGAACTCCATGATCATGGGCGCCCGCGTCCGTTCTGATGCTCATCCCATCTCCTGGGCACCTGCTGCCGGGCCGGTCTGAGAAAGCTCAGTCGCCCGTTGCCCCGTCGGTCCGCTCCCGCAGGAAGTCGGCGTGGCCGTTGTGGCGGGCGTACTCCTGGATCATCAACACGTAGACCCAGCGCAGGCTGAGGGAATCTCCGCGAGAGGACATGAAGGTCTCGTCGAGGTCGTGCCCGGCCGCCGCCGCGTCACACGCTTTGACCTCGGTCTGGAACAATCCGAAGTCTCTCTCCGCATCGGCTGCGTGAACTCCGTCGAGTCCCTCATTGCCATCTGACGGGCCGGTGAAGACATCGCCGATAGCCTCACCTGCGAAGCTTCGCCGGAACCACCATCGCTCTACTTCCGCCATGTGCCGGACCAAGCCAAGGAGGGTGAGGTTCGACGGCTCTACGGTCCTCCGCGCCAATTGGGCCGGCTCAAGCCCGGCGCACTTGGCCAGCAACGTTTCCCGGTGCCAGCTCAGCCAACCCTCCAACATCTGACGCTCAGTTACGGTACCCAGGTCGCCTAGCTGCTTGGCGCGCTCGACCGGCGGTGCTGTCCATGTCATAGATCCACCCTGCACCGCCATCTTGGAGGGTTCAAGCAGGCGAAATGGCAGGTCCGTGGACCGTGGCCGTTCTGCTGCCCCCGTCGCCTCCTGGGCGCCTATTGCCGGTCGGTCTTAAGAGGCGCGCTTTCGTCTTTGCGGGACGGCCGGTTGGTCACCCGGCAGGCGCGGCTACCTTAGCTGTGAACCTACGAGGGGCGTGTTGCATGCCGCCAGGTCCGCGGTGCACCAATTCCCGGTTCGAGTGGTGCACAATTACAATCTCGGGTGTAATTCATTGCCGCCGTGCACCATTTGCAGACCGGGTGATTGCCGCCGTGCACCATAGCGAGTGCCGCGCACTCAATGCGCCCGCCGTGACGGCAACCTTCGGGTGGCTCGCGGGAATCTGAGGCGCGGGTGACTATGTCGAGTTGGCGTAGTCCTGGCGCAGTCACCGCGGGAGGCTCCTCCCTCAAGTTACGGCAAAAGCCGCACGTCAGCGGCGAGTTCCAGGGCGAGCGGGGACCCTTGCAGGTTGCAGCTGAGGCGTCAGGTGCCCATGGACTATCGCACCCCGCCCTAGAGATTTATTGTTGAACTTCTTGGTTTTGCATGGACTTGGAACTCTATTGTTAATGCTGTGAACGGTGGTGATAATGTGACTCGTCGCCGAACGGGCAACTGAACCTCGGCGATGCGTGCGCTATCCCAACAGGGGCCGCAGGGCGTTCGGGGAGCTGATCGACCACCTCCCTGGCACCCCGCAGTCAGGCGCCAGTTGAAGGACCAAAGACCGATACGGGGAGGGCGCTCCCACCCCAGGGGCCATACGGACGACCGTTGCAGCGGATCGCCCGGCGACCGTGGCCGCTTCATTGGCACCACATGAAAAGGGCCGCCCCCTGCAGGGGGCGGCCCTCTCAGAGTCACCCGACTCAATGCACGACCAGCCACCAACTCAGACAGCCGGACGTGCTACGGCGCGGCGGGGTAGTTACAGCTACCCCGCACACCCCGGTCCAGATGTGCCTGCCCTTACGGGGCAGGCCCTTCTGGGCGGGGTCGTAGCACCCCTGACCCAACCCCGAAAGGGTGCCCATGACTGCCTCCGCGCGACGGACGCGTCACACCGTTCTTGCCTCCACCCTGGCCGCCGTGACACTGACCGGCCTGGCCGTCACCACCGCCTCCCCGGCGTCGGCGCTGAGTTATCACTGCACTAAGCAGACTCGGACCTTCGACACCCCGCAGTACAGCGGTCCCTGGGCGGACAACTGGGACTTCACCGTCACGAACTGCGCCGCGCGCAGCGGCTCGTACGTCTACGCCCGCTCCACCGTGTCCTGGGACGGCCCTGTCGGCGGCGGCGGCTCCGACTTCTTCGACAGCGCCTCGCTGCGCGTGTACGTGAAGAAGTCGGTCAGTGGCTCTGACCCGGTCAAGACGTACAAGACGTACGGCTTCACCTCCAAGGCCAACTACAGCTCCTCGGGCAACTACAACGGCTCGTTCACGACGGGCACGATCCGCTACAAGATCGGCTCGGCCAAGGGGCTGGGCGACGGCGCGCTGCGGCTGAACTGGAACAACGACGGCAAGGGCGTCTACAGCTACGGGTACAAGGCCTCGCCGCGCGTCTGACGGTCCGTCCTGCCGGGCGCGCTCGCGGGTGCTGATGGCCGGTTCGCAGCCTGCCGCCACCGGCTGCGGGCCCGGCCCTGCACCCGCTGACCAAAAGCCCCGAGCGGTACGCCGCGAGGTTGGGCGTGAGCGTGCCGCCCCGGGTGGCCGGCTGGTCCCTCGCGCACGGCGGCAACCACATGGCCACTGCCGCCACCGCCCGCGCCGGGCTGCTCGGTGCCGCCCTGTGCCTGCCGCTGGCCGCGCTTGTCCGCCGCCCCGCACCCGCCGTCTCGTCTTCTTCACACGCCCGCAGCAGCGCTCATGTCTGCCGCCGACACCCTGGCCACGCCCCTCGTCCCCACTGCACCGCCCGGTCCTGCTACGGACGCTGCTCCCTGTGCGGCAGGCCTCGCTCCGGCCCGGGATTCGGCGCTGTCGGCGGCCGCCTGCCACGTCACGGCGTGCGTGCGATGAGCGCGCACAACAGCCCCTTCAAGGCGCTCTATCCGCCCTTCGCCTGGCCGCGCCTGGCCGGCCCGCGGCGGCGGCACCTGAGCGTCGCACCGGCCGCCGCGGAAGAGACGCCGACGCGGGCACCGGGGTACGTGCCGTGGGTGGCCGCCGTCGTCGCTCCGTACCAGGACGCGGGCCACGCCACCGAGTTCGCCCGGCTCGGCTGGCGGCGGATCGCCGTCGAGCTCGGGCCCGGCCTCCTCCCGGCGGGCACCGCGCCGCAGGTGCACCGCGCATTCACACCCACCGTGGTGCACGACGGCCTACGCCACACCGTTCGACAACTGAGCTTGCTCCGCGTTCAGACCGTCGTCGCCGGCAGCCCGCAGGCCGTGCCGCTGGCCGAACAGCTCGCCCACGAACTGGGCGTACCGGGCAACGATCCCTCCTCGACCGCGGCCCGCTGCGACCTGGCTGCGCAGGCCCGGGCACTGACCCGATCACGGCATCACCACGCCCCGGACGCTGCGCACCACCAGCTTGACCGAGGCCCCCAGTTGGACGCGGATTTGCGCTCTGCCCGCCAACTCCTCACTGCCGCTGACACCGCGCTGGCGGCCCCGTCCCGGGTGTGCCGCACCGAGCAGGAGTCAGCGACGCCTGGCAGAGCGTGCGCGCATCCCTGCCCCGGC
This DNA window, taken from Streptomyces sp. NBC_01445, encodes the following:
- a CDS encoding DinB family protein gives rise to the protein MTWTAPPVERAKQLGDLGTVTERQMLEGWLSWHRETLLAKCAGLEPAQLARRTVEPSNLTLLGLVRHMAEVERWWFRRSFAGEAIGDVFTGPSDGNEGLDGVHAADAERDFGLFQTEVKACDAAAAGHDLDETFMSSRGDSLSLRWVYVLMIQEYARHNGHADFLRERTDGATGD